A genomic stretch from Phycisphaerae bacterium includes:
- a CDS encoding tetratricopeptide repeat protein, whose protein sequence is MRRPKRYRILILVSALVGCIEANPPPQTDSKRFPSDYRPAEALSLLGRPLYATPPAEDRPRLEAELEAARSRLALHPNDPEEIVWVGRRLAYLWRMTEAIEVFSKGIESHHSYAPLYRHRGHRYLTIRQFDKAIADLTTASRLITGQPDEIEPDGMPNARNIPLTTTAFNVWYHLGLAKYLKGDFDGARAAFEETLKHCGQYDDNLVAASDWLYMTLRRMDRDEEAAKVLEPITPDMDIIENQAYHKRLLMYKGLATPEDLLNVAHASDVDLVTMGYGVGNWYLYNGDRAKAVETFERVAALWYWPAFGHIAAEADLARMRGRS, encoded by the coding sequence TTGAGACGGCCCAAAAGGTATCGCATCCTCATTCTGGTTTCGGCGCTCGTAGGGTGCATCGAAGCGAATCCTCCGCCACAGACGGACAGCAAGCGCTTTCCCAGCGACTATCGCCCGGCGGAGGCGCTGTCCCTCCTCGGCAGGCCTTTGTACGCCACGCCTCCCGCGGAAGATCGGCCCAGGCTCGAAGCCGAGTTGGAGGCCGCGCGCAGTCGCCTCGCCCTCCACCCCAATGATCCCGAGGAGATCGTGTGGGTCGGGAGGAGATTGGCATACCTGTGGCGGATGACGGAGGCCATTGAGGTCTTTTCCAAAGGCATAGAATCCCACCACTCGTACGCCCCGCTCTATCGCCATCGCGGTCATCGGTATCTCACCATCCGGCAGTTCGACAAGGCCATCGCCGACCTGACGACCGCCTCGCGGCTCATCACGGGCCAGCCCGATGAGATCGAGCCGGACGGCATGCCCAACGCGCGAAACATCCCCCTGACGACGACGGCCTTCAACGTGTGGTACCACCTCGGACTCGCCAAATATCTCAAGGGCGATTTCGATGGGGCCCGCGCGGCGTTTGAGGAGACGCTCAAGCACTGCGGCCAGTACGACGACAACCTCGTCGCCGCGAGTGATTGGCTCTACATGACGCTGCGGCGGATGGACCGGGACGAGGAGGCCGCGAAGGTGCTGGAGCCGATCACGCCGGACATGGACATCATCGAGAACCAGGCCTACCACAAGCGGCTGCTCATGTACAAGGGGCTGGCGACGCCCGAGGACCTGCTGAATGTCGCGCACGCGAGTGACGTCGACCTCGTCACGATGGGCTACGGCGTGGGCAACTGGTATCTTTACAACGGCGACCGGGCCAAGGCCGTCGAGACGTTTGAAAGAGTCGCGGCCCTCTGGTACTGGCCGGCGTTCGGGCACATCGCGGCGGAGGCGGATCTGGCGCGGATGCGCGGCAGGTCGTAG